acctctccttattcttacaccgtgactttaacccaatctttcaccctttccaacaataATCTCTCTCTCAACAGCGCGGAACACGACTGTCCACAGAACCAAAAGCACGTTTGCACGTCAAGGTCATGCTCGCCGCCTGCGGAACGCTCTCTCTCTCACCCGGGACACTGAGCGAGAACGGCGACAGTCCGGCGCCAAAGTCCCGGGGACGCAGACACGGAGACGCCGGCGAAGCTGTGAGGTGAAACTGGTGAAACATACCGAAACTACGAACGTCTCCGGAGTCAGCGCGCATTTGTGTGCTTCCGAGTGTGTAtacgtgtttgtgtgcgtgtgtgcgtgcgggtATATGCGGGTATTTGTGCGCGTGTCTGTGTTTGCGCCTTCTTATGTGTTTGTTTCTGGTGTCACGTGTCTCGGTGTATGTTTCTGTGTGCGCCCATTTCTGTGCATCTGTGTATGAGTTCGTGCGGGCGCTTTTGTATGGGCGTGATAGTGTGCGTGTCAGCAATTTAGTTGCGCTTATTTGTGCATATTTGTGTGTATGCGTACTTATGTATTCCACAACTGTGTATGCTTTTACATGCAACAACCGTCATCAAAATGGTGCAGTGCTTGCCACGAAGGATTACTCAGTTCACTTATATTTAGATGGGAACTCGATCCTAAACAAACATTCTTTCAATGTCAAATTTGTGTGTGCCAACGTTCTTGCGAATATATTACTAAATCGAACAGTTCCGTTTACAAATTTTCACTTATGACTTTCCCCGCGGAAATGTTGACGACTTCGACAAAATCACGACGTCTTTCGTGCACGCTTCAAGGCAGCGAAGCGGCGATGAAAACCAATATGGCGCCGGCGGAGAtgtgtccccaccctgaaagcaGGGCATTGAGACAGGACTTAAGAAGACAGGATCGAGAGGCCCCGCCCAAATGATTGAAGCGGAGCAGCCGATTTACTCCACGACtaaaatagtcccgctgacgcgactcgccccggtTTGAAGcgtgggctgccatgttctccgtcgacGTGGACACCGgtcgtccggctcatgacgcaaatCTTTAGTGCGCGTCCATTGGTGGaagctcgtatgcatccgcctttgagggggcaaatgccgctgccttctaaagttgtacgcGACTATAGTCTTCCCAAGTGTCCCTGTGTATGCTCTCGCACAGAGCGCATTTGCGCCTACTTTTTAAAGCGGAATCGCTGTCAACAGAAAACTATCAGcatttgctcgagcgtcgtcgtcgtcgtcttcttccagctggctccgttgtcgctaatcattccagcgtcgaatttcacttctgtcgtcgtaatggggaggcctcgtttacggggctatgagccattgcttaaggtggtataagccattcgttgtcttatgtaacgaacagatttaattttgaagcaattttattttgaagaatcgcaagcggcaatggcgggcgatactgctaaccacgccgccgtgcaatatcgagacatcgaacgcaagcgacaacacgGTCCGCCGTTGTCAGAGAgagacgtcattctctccgtcgcagccgaacgggTGTGTAAcctaataattgagaaatgctttatCGAACCCTCGGGATTAGCCCAGTGATTAACATAGACATTCCAGCTTTGCTGGTTAGCCATCTTCGCGGAGTGGAGGGGCCgacggacttttttttttctctcgccgcACGCGTCGTTACTCGCCGAGCGCTATCACGTGGTCTAAAATGCCTTCAAGTGTACCGCCACGCTGAAGAGAAGCAACTTCAATAACACGACGCCGACGTTTTCTTACCTTCAATGCCGTCAACGTCGCAATCGCTGCTTCAATAACACGTGTGCCATGACATATTTGACACGCACGCAGGACCTCATGACATAAATGACGTGTGAAATGGCATGATGAATCACATGCATGACATGACGAAAGTCATGGCATGATTGACGTGAAATGCGATGACAGCACATACACTAGTGACATGACAAGAACGACATCGCATGACCTACTTAACATGAATTACAAATGTCATTCATAGTATGACTGGGTAACATGACATGGAATGCGTGACATGAACGACAATCACATAACATTGGCATGAGTGAAGGCATGAATGACATGTTTATTGCATATGCATACAACATGATGTCATTCATGTTGTGATGCATATGTGATGACCTACCATCCACGATCACAAGCGCATGCCTAGCGCCCAAACTAGCAATGCATAAATGACGTGTGAATAGCATAAGAATGCATGCCATGTCATTGATGACATCGTTCATGCAGGTAATGATATGCATGTTATGTCATAAAATACGTGCTGTCATGCATGACATGAATGCGTCATTATTGCAATGTTATGCATTATATGAATGCGTCTAATATATAGGTATGATACTAGTAAAGTTGATATAGCGACGGCGTAAGCGACTTGATATAATCACTCCATGCCATGTCCTGCATATCATAATTGAATCGAGTTAAATGCGATTTAGTTGAACAACACGGCATCACAACGGCGTAGGATAGATATATATTAGAAGGACTGTAAGCTGAACCACGGTGCGTAGGACGCGAGCGTCTTCGTGGCAACAGCGGCAAAAGGAGCACGCGTTGGCGAAGACGATTACGTGACGGCGATGTATGACTGATTTGTTGTACTCTGGTGAAAGAGCGCTCCAATAAATCCCTTTTCGATTTGGCTAGTACCGAAGACAGTACTGTCCCGGCCGCTGCATAAATAAGGGCCGTGGTACTGTACAGCAGTCGCACAGCGTTTACGTAGCTCTAGAAACTACTAAGAAAGGGCTGGGGAATGTGGGCCCATCCCAGAAGCGCTGCAGTCTACCAAAGCGAGATGAGACTATGGCGGACACGTCACTTTGGGCCACACGCCGAAATTCTTTGACTGTGATGGACTTTTTCTGGATGTTGCACTGCCGGTACAGGCCCTGGCCCCGCGACACCACTTGCGAGATGGGCAACGGAATATCCATCTCGATGTCGTCGTAGCCACCCTTGCGCGGGATCCACTCCTTAGGTGGGATGATCTTGTCCAGGCCGGCCTTGTGTGCCTCCATGGACTCCATGTGCTCGATGTACTTGGAGAAGTCCTGCATCTCCTCCAGGGTGGGCCGGAACAACATGATCCAGGACGCACTCGAGGTGCACGTGCCCCCCGTGGCGCCCCCTCCCGGGCTGGGCTTCTCCATAGTGCACTGCATCCTCCTCCACCTCCTTTCGGTAGACGCCGCTGTGCGATGGTCCTCGTGAAACTTACTCGGGCGTTTGCACCACGAACAAGGTAAAatacgattcggtaaggacccgtgtaccgagataacaactcggacaagccaacacgacggaatggacaccacaggagaacgaaggcaccgggtgagaagcgaacgtcgtgatgccggctgtcatagaggcgcttctgggtcgcttgcgaggccgacagcctagagcgggcgatctgacgcgcgtgatcggcacgagcgatggcatcacgtgcatattcgctaggcggtgcggcagcagccggaagtagggtgtccattggtaacgtcggttcacggccaaagagcatataaaagggtgaataaccggcggtatcgtgacgcgatgaattgtaggcgaaggtcacgtaaggtagcgccaggtctccgtcacggtggtcagatgaaacatacattgagagcatgtccgtgagggtgcgatttaggcgctcagtgaggccatttgtttggggatggtaggcagtggtcaacttgttcTGTGTTGTGGAGGAGCGCAAAATATCGTCGATTACTTGTGATAAAAAATACGCgtcctcgatctgtgagcaattggcgaggagcgccatggtgcagaataacatcgtggagcaaaaaatcggaaacgtcagtagcagtgctggtggggaacgctcgagtgattgcatacctggtcgcataatcgatagcaacggcgacccacttgttgccggatcttgactcaggaaaagggctgagaaggtctaaaccaacacggaataatggttcggtcgggatggagagcggctgaagaaGTCCAACAGAGGGTGCGGCAAGACGTTTCggacgttggcatttatcgcaggtgGTCaccgtaacgtcgaacagaccgggcgagaccgcgccaaaagaagcggcgccggacgcggtcgtacgtgagGGATACGCCAAGGTGACCACCAGTtagttcgtcgtgaagctcacgcaggACCGTTGAACTCAGAtatttaggcacaacgagaagcagcttagggccatctgattggacgttacgacggtaaagtgttcCATTCACGAAGACGAACacgcgcagtgaggcgtcgttaggtggggattccagccggtcaatgagcgatcgcaaataagcatcacgacgttgttcgtcaccaatctggaaaaactgagacatagacataacgcagggacTAGGTTCGATGTCCGAttcgtctggttggtcaacagggtaacgggacaagcagtccgcgtccagatggaggcggccagacttgtaggtaactgagtaagagtactcctgaaggcgcagtgtccaacgaccaagtcgtccagtagggtccttcaatcaagaaagccaacagagagcgtgatgatcaatgacaacacggaaagggcggccatgcAAGTAGGGACGgtatttcgaaaccgcccagacaagggaaagacattcccgttccgtaatagagtaattgcgttcaga
This region of Dermacentor silvarum isolate Dsil-2018 chromosome 5, BIME_Dsil_1.4, whole genome shotgun sequence genomic DNA includes:
- the LOC119454053 gene encoding probable lysine-specific demethylase 4B, producing MEKPSPGGGATGGTCTSSASWIMLFRPTLEEMQDFSKYIEHMESMEAHKAGLDKIIPPKEWIPRKGGYDDIEMDIPLPISQVVSRGQGLYRQCNIQKKSITVKEFRRVAQSDVSAIVSSRFGRLQRFWDGPTFPSPFLVVSRAT